One region of Citrus sinensis cultivar Valencia sweet orange chromosome 6, DVS_A1.0, whole genome shotgun sequence genomic DNA includes:
- the LOC102610405 gene encoding myb-related protein 306-like has translation MGRPPCCDKIGIKKGPWTPEEDIILVSYIQEHGPGNWRAVPTNTGLLRCSKSCRLRWTNYLRPGIKRGNFTDQEEKMIIHLQALLGNRWAAIASYLRQRTDNDIKNYWNTHLKKKVKKLQLAAAGCSEDNSQYRDELASASSQQISRGQWERRLQTDIHMAKQALCAALSPDKASILSELKPANGFISYTKPAVQAPTYASSTENIAKLLKGWTRNAQKSASSNSGVTDQNSINNNVNHIAGAESASSEETPSKVASNSTAIELSEAFESLFGFESFDSSNSTDLSQSVTPESSAFQDYESKQLLLDPSAGADDDQMPQLSLLEKWLFDDQGGKDYLNDLKLDDHEDTDMF, from the exons ATGGGGAGGCCACCTTGTTGTGACAAAATTGGTATCAAGAAAGGACCATGGACTCCAGAAGAAGATATCATTTTAGTTTCTTATATTCAAGAGCATGGCCCTGGAAATTGGAGGGCTGTTCCCACTAATACAG gATTGCTTAGATGCAGCAAAAGTTGCAGGCTTAGATGGACTAATTACCTAAGGCCAGGGATCAAGCGTGGGAATTTCACTGATCAAGAAGAGAAGATGATAATTCATCTGCAAGCACTTTTGGGCAACAG ATGGGCTGCTATTGCTTCTTATCTCCGTCAGAGAACTGACAATGACATCAAGAACTATTGGAATACTCacttgaagaagaaggttAAGAAGCTGCAACTAGCTGCTGCTGGCTGCTCTGAAGATAATAGCCAATATAGAGATGAGCTAGCTTCAGCTTCTTCACAGCAAATCTCAAGGGGCCAGTGGGAGAGAAGGCTGCAGACTGATATTCACATGGCTAAGCAAGCTCTATGTGCGGCCTTGTCACCAGATAAAGCGAGTATTTTGTCTGAATTGAAGCCTGCAAATGGGTTCATTTCCTACACAAAACCAGCAGTTCAAGCACCAACTTACGCTTCAAGCACTGAGAACATTGCTAAGTTGCTCAAAGGGTGGACCAGAAACGCTCAAAAAAGTGCTTCTTCGAACTCAGGTGTTACTGATCAGaattcaattaataacaatGTTAATCACATTGCTGGGGCAGAATCTGCTTCTAGTGAAGAGACTCCAAGCAAAGTTGCAAGCAACAGTACTGCCATAGAATTATCAGAGGCTTTTGAATCGTTGTTTGGTTTTGAGTCTTTTGATTCGTCAAATTCTACCGATTTATCTCAATCTGTGACCCCTGAGTCTAGCGCTTTTCAAGATTATGAGAGCAAGCAATTGTTATTAGATCCCAGTGCTGGTGCTGATGATGATCAAATGCCACAGCTGTCATTGCTTGAGAAGTGGCTTTTTGATGATCAAGGTGGGAAAGATTATCTTAATGACCTTAAATTAGATGATCATGAGGACACTGATATGTTCTGA
- the LOC102611008 gene encoding mini zinc finger protein 2 isoform X2 — MRKRQVVLRREEPSRNSTASSVTVRSVRYAECQKNHAAGVGGYAVDGCREFMASGEEGTAAALTCAACGCHRSFHRREVDTEVVCECSSPSSTAT, encoded by the coding sequence ATGAGGAAGAGGCAAGTGGTGTTGAGAAGAGAGGAGCCATCAAGAAACTCAACTGCTTCATCTGTCACAGTGAGGAGTGTGAGGTATGCAGAGTGCCAAAAGAATCATGCTGCCGGTGTCGGTGGTTATGCTGTTGATGGTTGCAGAGAGTTCATGGCCAGTGGAGAGGAAGGCACAGCTGCTGCACTCACTTGTGCTGCATGTGGCTGCCATAGAAGCTTTCACAGAAGGGAAGTTGACACTGAGGTCGTGTGTGAGTGCTCTTCACCGTCTTCAACCGCGACTTAA
- the LOC102611502 gene encoding zinc-finger homeodomain protein 9 — MDITPTNNNTLNTNTNSKSPETDTTDNHQTGATRIHSAKPLTFTNGVLKRHQPQPQHHQRHHHHHHHHPIVVTYKECLKNHAASIGGHALDGCGEFMPSPTATPSDPTSLKCAACGCHRNFHRREPDQDHHLPHVPTTATTATIEYQPHHRHHPPPPVTQPPSRRSPSSASPPPISSSYYPSAPHMLLALSGNLQQSSAAAAVPQENHHISNNHHHNNNNIMMSNSGGSSGGRKRFRTKFSQSQKEKMFEFAERVGWKMQKRDDDLVHEFCNEVGVDRTVLKVWMHNNKSTFAKRDLNGAGGSGSGSAGGGIGRINLDDDNTGNDNINNSKSGDGDDQDEEEGINNNNNGVRNLNHQFGSATESAAHVANANGGSSSSS, encoded by the coding sequence ATGGACATAACCCCCACCAACAACAACACACTAAACACAAACACTAACTCCAAGTCCCCTGAAACAGACACCACTGATAATCATCAAACGGGAGCCACTCGGATCCACTCAGCAAAGCCGTTAACCTTCACAAACGGCGTCTTGAAACGCCACCAGCCTCAGCCGCAGCACCACCAAcgtcaccaccaccaccaccaccaccacccaATTGTTGTAACGTACAAAGAATGCCTCAAGAACCATGCAGCAAGCATAGGTGGCCATGCACTCGACGGCTGTGGAGAGTTCATGCCGTCCCCGACCGCCACCCCCTCAGACCCCACTTCCTTAAAATGCGCCGCCTGCGGCTGCCATCGTAACTTCCACCGCCGTGAGCCTGATCAAGATCATCATCTCCCTCACGTTCCAACAACggcaacaacagcaacaattGAGTATCAGCCTCACCACCGCCACCACCCACCACCACCGGTGACGCAGCCACCGTCTCGGAGGAGCCCCAGCTCTGCATCTCCGCCACCGATCTCTTCCTCATACTACCCGTCAGCACCCCATATGTTGCTTGCTCTCTCAGGGAACTTGCAGCAGAGTAGTGCCGCAGCTGCAGTACCGCAAGAGAACCACCATATTAgcaataatcatcatcataataacaataatattatgatgAGCAACAGCGGGGGCAGCAGTGGAGGCAGGAAGAGGTTTAGGACAAAGTTTAGTCAGAGTCAGAAGGAGAAAATGTTTGAGTTTGCAGAGAGGGTTGGGTGGAAGATGCAGAAGAGGGATGATGATTTGGTTCATGAGTTTTGTAATGAAGTTGGTGTTGATAGGACTGTGTTGAAAGTTTGGATGCACAACAACAAAAGCACTTTTGCGAAAAGGGATTTGAATGGTGCTGGCGGCAGCGGCAGCGGCAGTGCTGGCGGTGGAATTGGAAGGATCAATCTTGATGATGACAACACTGGCAACGACAACATCAACAACAGCAAGAGCGGTGACGGGGATGACCAAGACGAGGAAGAGGGtatcaacaataataataatggagtGCGGAATTTGAATCATCAGTTCGGAAGTGCTACTGAAAGTGCTGCGCATGTCGCCAATGCTAATGGGGGCTCCTCTTCTTCATCCTAA
- the LOC102611008 gene encoding mini zinc finger protein 2 isoform X1: MPVSDSGSGKQFLNSKENFEGFEEEEEDTKNFGTSKMRKRQVVLRREEPSRNSTASSVTVRSVRYAECQKNHAAGVGGYAVDGCREFMASGEEGTAAALTCAACGCHRSFHRREVDTEVVCECSSPSSTAT; this comes from the coding sequence ATGCCAGTTTCTGATTCTGGTTCAGGGAAACAATTTCTTAATTCTAAAGAAAATTTCGAAggttttgaagaagaagaagaggataCAAAAAATTTCGGGACAAGCAAAATGAGGAAGAGGCAAGTGGTGTTGAGAAGAGAGGAGCCATCAAGAAACTCAACTGCTTCATCTGTCACAGTGAGGAGTGTGAGGTATGCAGAGTGCCAAAAGAATCATGCTGCCGGTGTCGGTGGTTATGCTGTTGATGGTTGCAGAGAGTTCATGGCCAGTGGAGAGGAAGGCACAGCTGCTGCACTCACTTGTGCTGCATGTGGCTGCCATAGAAGCTTTCACAGAAGGGAAGTTGACACTGAGGTCGTGTGTGAGTGCTCTTCACCGTCTTCAACCGCGACTTAA
- the LOC102610703 gene encoding uncharacterized protein LOC102610703 isoform X1, whose product MPLGLILGIGRAFRRKRTSSLDILSSKRAPRDYYKGKNCKSTGFHTRKGGYVVVQEKLPNYVVPDLTDFKFEESKDPVLLQARYELVRTNCSPLPPYEESVELSSTQG is encoded by the exons ATGCCTTTGGGACTCATATTAGGGATAGGAAGAGCTTTTCGAAGAAAGCGTACATCATCACTTGACATTCTCTCCTCAAAACGTGCACCTCGAGATTATTACAAGGGAAAAAATTGCAAGTCTACTGGTTTTCATACTCGTAAAG GTGGATATGTCGTGGTGCAAGAAAAACTACCAAATTATGTTGTCCCTGATTTGACCGACTTCAAG TTTGAGGAATCCAAGGACCCTGTTCTTTTACAAGCAAGATATGAACTGGTTAGGACAAATTGTAGTCCCTTGCCACCCTATGAAGAATCTGTAGAATTATCCTCAACTCAAGGCTAA
- the LOC102610703 gene encoding uncharacterized protein LOC102610703 isoform X2, translating to MPLGLILGIGRAFRRKRTSSLDILSSKRAPRDYYKGKNCKSTGFHTRKGGYVVVQEKLPNYVVPDLTDFKLKPYVSQCPREVKTAEAAEPGKQ from the exons ATGCCTTTGGGACTCATATTAGGGATAGGAAGAGCTTTTCGAAGAAAGCGTACATCATCACTTGACATTCTCTCCTCAAAACGTGCACCTCGAGATTATTACAAGGGAAAAAATTGCAAGTCTACTGGTTTTCATACTCGTAAAG GTGGATATGTCGTGGTGCAAGAAAAACTACCAAATTATGTTGTCCCTGATTTGACCGACTTCAAG CTTAAGCCATATGTATCTCAGTGCCCGAGAGAAGTGAAGACGGCAGAAGCTGCAGAACCCGGAAAACAATAA